Within Topomyia yanbarensis strain Yona2022 chromosome 2, ASM3024719v1, whole genome shotgun sequence, the genomic segment CGCGTAATTTCAAAAAGAAAAGCCATCGAAATACTGCAAACACGGGTAAACACAAAAAGTTAGCAGAAAAACTTTCTGAGCTTGCGGTAAGTTCAACGGATAGTTCCGGTGAAGAACCGGTTGCAAACTCTAGTGAGGATTCCGCTGATGAGGATAGCCCGGAAAACAAATTCGATGTGGGGAAACCGCCTCAGTTCCCGGTCAGTATGTGGGATTTGAATCACTGTGATCCTAAGAAATGTTCCGGTAGGAAACTAGCAAGACACGGATTAATCAGCAATCTGCGGTTGGGTCAAAAGTATGTAGTATATTAAAGCTGCATTCGATATACTTACAATCTCTAATGTTATAGATTCCCTGGATTAGTCCTAACACCGGTTGGTGTCAATTGCGTGAGCCCGTTAGATAGAAGCATAATAGAAAACTCCGGAATCGCCGTCGTTGATTGCTCGTGGGCACGCCTCGAAGAAACGCCTTTTAACAAAATGAAGTCGCCTAATCCTCGTTTATTGCCTTTCCTGGTGgctgcaaatccaagtaattaatctaatttttttatgcaaatttaGAATCTAATGTATGCAGTACATTGCTGATAGTTAACTACGGGAAACCCTGCAAGCTATCCTGCGTGGAAGCAATAGCCGCTTCCATGTATATCACCGGCTACAAGGAGGAAGCTATGTGGTATTTAGGCAAGTTTTCTTGGGGACATTCTTTCCTGGAACTGAATGCCGAGCTGCTGAACCTATATGCTGCTTGCCAGAATAGCAAGGAGATTCTTGAGGTGCAGAACAAATATCTAGAGAAGACCAGAGCTGAACATAGCAACAGAAGTCGTGAGTTGGATTTACCTCCGAGTGAGAGCGAAGAAAGCGAATAAATTTAAGTTTAaatacctaattttaatttgaaaattgaCCAGATTTCGTCGCGAAGTTTTTGAACCCTTGATGAACGTGAATTGCATATAATTTGACCAAAGTCCCTGAGATTATGCTTATATAGAAGGGGACAAAGATGATTTTTTGATATGATCACATAACTACAATCGtgtagagcgagtaaaggcgctttaacctaggcttactAACCAGGGCAAGGTGAACgtttgtcccatcccaaaggaccgaaggagtgacattaactttcttagccaagtcactcccaacgatttatcatatccccttTGAACTGAAACGATCGATACGGTTGTCCTTGTTTCTTCATTATTCAACATTCAAAAGGATTCGTTAGTtagattattcattaaatgagtgacttaattgccgtataatttgaAACATCTTTGAACCAAACTGTACAGCAGGCCTGGCAGTTTTAATATTTACAACATATTAcacataatatgcttcaaatatcaatgctgacaagaaaaacactaaagaataactgcttttcaatactggctgtgaaAGGGTAAGAATAGAATAATCACAGAAGTATAGTTGTGATTCGCTAGTTGTCCGGATGTGCTATACCCTCCGTCCTACTagcgaatttgattcgctaattGGACCTAccgtcacagactaacagacgtaacactatgagggaattccctcaaaaaacatcgatccgacaattttcccagaacactagctccaccttttattcacagtcccaaacactcatttactggtgggttacccctcaggtttgcgaataatttttcacttgtggtctatcccccatatgttTGTTCATATgccagtggcgccataatttcaaatgtggccacagtcccaactacaaatatatttaaaatgaccgttaaagcgggcgaagctttgtttttgagtgttatgtctgttagtctgtgctaccGTCATGTTAAAAACTCCATAACAGACGTTAATAATCTAAATGTAGCTGATCACATCGtcaaatattgtcagattgctTGTTAGACGGGAAtttggcgttcagatgttttttagttggacaacgaTCCAACAAGCGGAGGTACAActacagactaacagacataacactataagtaaattccttcaaaaaatatcgatccgccaATTTTACTataacactagctccaccttttatacacggtcccaACCACTCATTTGCAAAAGGGTTATCCTTCGGGctcgggaacaatttttcactagtggtctatcccccgtatacttgcgcttatatcagtggcgccataatctcAAATGCAGCCACAGTCTCATCTaaaagatattttttaaatgaccgttaaagcgggcgaagaattattttcgagtgttatgtctgttagtctgtggtacaATTAAGAAGCCGTCTAGTTAAAAAGTGATCAACCAGCGAACCACGACTGTAGTGTTTCATTTGCCTCAAACGCTTTCAGCATGTTTCAAACGATTTATTGGTCTCTACTTTTCGCTTTAGGATTGAGAGCGACATTAGTCTCTTCGATATTGAGCTTAGTGCTAGGCTAACGACAATAAACTAGTTGTTCGATTCCGTGGATTTATGAACTAGCGATAATATTGGAAGACAAATTCTAGTTGCATTTTGTGATGCATattgctataatttcattttatgaaaatttaaatgagAATCGAAAATTACCGATTTAATATTAAAACGAGATTGAATAAtcgtattgtcataggaaaacgaaagccACTGCTTCTGCAACTCGCTTCCGTAGAATCGAAAGAATAAAGAGGTTTGTCTTGATGGATTTGTTTTATAAGTATTTAGTAACGAAGAAGGTAGTGACGAAGGAGAATCCATCGAGAtccattattcattaaatggaTGCGAGTTTCAAGCCCTAATCGTTATACTTCTAATTGGAATATGCTGGTGGGGAGGCACAGGTATTTTATCTGCATTTTCAGCTTAGTGTGCAGGGCCAGAAAAGACAAAGCGATCGTTTACTACGTTTTTCGCGCTTAAATATATATTCCAATGGAGTTACCCCTCATTCATATTCCGCAAATCGGATCTCGtagtacaatcgtgattcgctggttgatcattttttaactggaccgcggATTCAACGATGGACGCCAGTTGGACGTCGCGCAACATTGGTCTTACGAACATCCTTCGttgaacaattttgaaacatcttttcTGAGGGGGTCGgaactagagcactctagttagagtgtggtcaagaggccatgacgtatccaaacgaacatgaaatttgacgtatttctattgtgtatacgtcaaattccatgttcgtttggatacgtcatgacctttggccacactctaactacacgctcattcatagcaactcaaatttgagtggcTGGCCACTCtatttcataaaaagtgcacgtagtcaaaaaatgagtttgtctcatttactcagttttgagtttgagATGCAAATGCCAAATTTGAGtacattttactcaaaaatcaaatgtgaaAAATAATCATTTAGTATTTTTCTTATTATTACAAAGAATGATATCGATACTTCAATTATCATTTACCTGTACTTCCAGGCGCTAGCGATGTCCGGAAATATAATCCGACGACGTTTTGGACATCTCTTTCATGCCAATCGGCACTTCGTATTAATGGCTTAAACTATAAAAACAAGAAAGAAATTTagatttgaataaaaacaaaactcaGAGAAACCTACCTTTTAGTTTCCTGAATGTTCCGCGTCGACTCTACAGCTACTAGTTCCGAGGCATGATCTTTTATAATGGTTTTATTCGGCGTTAAACTCCATGCTCTTTTACTTgagaataactattttttttcacccga encodes:
- the LOC131685110 gene encoding 18S rRNA aminocarboxypropyltransferase isoform X2, whose product is MNKSRNFKKKSHRNTANTGKHKKLAEKLSELAVSSTDSSGEEPVANSSEDSADEDSPENKFDVGKPPQFPVSMWDLNHCDPKKCSGRKLARHGLISNLRLGQKFPGLVLTPVGVNCVSPLDRSIIENSGIAVVDCSWARLEETPFNKMKSPNPRLLPFLVAANPINYGKPCKLSCVEAIAASMYITGYKEEAMWYLGKFSWGHSFLELNAELLNLYAACQNSKEILEVQNKYLEKTRAEHSNRSRELDLPPSESEESE
- the LOC131685110 gene encoding 18S rRNA aminocarboxypropyltransferase isoform X1: MNKSRNFKKKSHRNTANTGKHKKLAEKLSELAVSSTDSSGEEPVANSSEDSADEDSPENKFDVGKPPQFPVSMWDLNHCDPKKCSGRKLARHGLISNLRLGQKFPGLVLTPVGVNCVSPLDRSIIENSGIAVVDCSWARLEETPFNKMKSPNPRLLPFLVAANPINYGKPCKLSCVEAIAASMYITGYKEEAMWYLGKFSWGHSFLELNAELLNLYAACQNSKEILEVQNKYLEKTRAEHSNRSRASDVRKYNPTTFWTSLSCQSALRINGLNYKNKKEI